The following proteins are encoded in a genomic region of Hydra vulgaris chromosome 05, alternate assembly HydraT2T_AEP:
- the LOC136080371 gene encoding uncharacterized protein LOC136080371, with the protein MTYLRNLVQGQALSAITALSLSNDSYIIALDILKDRFSNKQILISSHMKKLLSLERVVNINNVNSLRRILDVIEIQVCSLENLGISSSMYGPLLIPVLLEKIPDDFNFITSRKLSENETWEIKNVLDVLKYELRAREQSNNSSEPSTLPFTASTFHSMGASNIMYKVELPFKLDHTVLGDNYNLSKSRFLALEKKFMKDSNLFTPYNGIIKNQLTKGIIERVFNFDSNIGDVHYLPHQTIICDDKQTSRVRVVFDASSSVSGPSLNNCLFSGPSLVTFIFGVLLRFRSKRIAFIVDIE; encoded by the exons atgacttattTGCGAAACTTAGTCCAAGGTCAAGCATTATCTGCTATTACAGCCTTATCACTTTCCAATGATAGTTATATAATTGCATTAGACATTTTGAAAGatcgtttttcaaataaacaaatattgatATCTTCTCacatgaaaaaacttttatctctaGAGCGTGTAGTTAACATAAACAATGTCAACTCTTTAAGAAGAATTTTAGATGTAATTGAAATCCAGGTTTGCAGTTTAGAAAACCTTGGAATTAGTTCTTCAATGTATGGTCCTTTGTTAATCCCAGTGTTACTTGAGAAAATACCTGatgactttaattttattactagtCGTAAGCTTAGTGAAAATGAAACTTGGGAAATAAAAAATGTGCTCGATGTGCTGAAATATGAATTAAGAGCACGTGAACAAAGTAACAACTCTTCTGAACCTTCTACTTTACCGTTCACAGCAAGTACATTTCATTCTATGGGAGCATCAAATATAAT GTATAAAGTTGAGTTGCCATTTAAGTTAGATCATACGGTGTTAGGTGATAACTATAATTTAAGCAAAAGTAGGTTTTTGgcattagaaaaaaagtttatgaaagattcaaatttatttacaccTTACAATGGAATTATCAAGAATCAATTAACAAAGGGCATTATTGAACGTGTGTTCAATTTTGATAGCAATATTGGTGATGTCCACTATTTACCGCATCAAACAATTATTTGTGATGATAAGCAGACTTCAAGAGTTCGTGTAGTTTTCGACGCAAGTTCATCTGTATCTGGTCCCTCAttgaataattgtttattttctgGACCTTCTCTTGTAACTTTTATATTTGGAGTATTATTACGTTTTCGTTCAAAGCGAATTGCCTTCATTGTGGATATTGaataa